Below is a window of Mycolicibacterium rhodesiae NBB3 DNA.
GGCTGCTGTCCGACGCGATGCGCGGCGAGTCCGCCCAGTTCGCCCGTGAGGACGGTGTCGAGGAGACCTGGCGCATCGTGGAGCCGCTGATCGAATCACCGCCCGCGCTGCATACCTACAAGGTGGGATCGTGGGGCCCCGACGAGGTGTCCAAACTCGTTGCCGGATACCCGAGTTGGCGTGATCCCTGGCTGGAGTCATAGGTGCCGACAGCATCTCGGACCCGCGTCGCCGATCTCATCGGCGACCGCACGCTGAGTGCACGGTCCGTACTGGCGACGGCCTTGCTCGGCGCCGACGAACCGCACCTGACGGTGGGGGAGCTCGTCGCGATCGCCTCGCTGTTCGGTATCAGCGACGGCGCCGCGCGCACCTGCCTGTGGCGCATGGTGTCCCACGGTGAACTCACCGGTGACGACGGAATCTACGCGCTCGCGGGGTCGTTACTCGAACGTCGGCAACGCGTCGACGAGGCCGCACGCTTCGATGACACCGCGTTGCCGTGGGACGGGACATGGGAATTGGCCGTCGTGTCGATGGACCGCCGGTCTGCGGCTGACCGGCTCGCACTGCGGAAGGCCGCGACGGCGCTGCACCTGGCAGAGCTGCGCGAAGGCATCTGGATCCGCCCGGACAACCTGGACCCCGACCGGTTACCGACGCTGCGCGCCGTGTTGGACCGCCAATGTGTGCACTTCCATGGGGCGGCCACCGGTGTCCCCGCTGACTTCGTGAGATCGCTTTTCAACCTCGATGATTGGACCGCCGACGCACGCAGGCTGACTGCGGCCATGCTCGACGAGCTGGACGTCGAAGCGGTCGATGCCGACGACTTCAGCTATAAGTTCGCGCTGTCCATCACCGTCGTTCGTCATCTGCAACTCGACCCCCTACTACCCGCCGAGCTCGACCCCGCGGACTGGCCGGGCCATCACCTGCGCAGCACCTACCGGCAGTTCGACGAGGTGTTCAAACGCCAACTGGGGGGCCGAGGTTAGAGCCGTGCAGCCCGGCGATTCCCCGGGCCGCCAGGCAGGCCATGGTGCCGTGTTGCCAAGCTCCGCGCGACAATGTCGCTGACATTGCTCATGTCGGTAGTAGTTGAGCGACACTGTCGCTCCGAGGTTGGCAGGTAGGCATATATCCCTGAGCGGCTGGCCGCGTTCAATCCTGCAGAACGGATTTCAGCGCGTCGAGCACCGCGGGATCCTCGATGGTCGACGGCACTGGCTCGTCCTTGCCGTGAGCGATGCCGCGCATCGTCTTTCTCAAGATCTTGCCCGATCGCGTCTTCGGTAGCGCGGGGACGATGTCGACCTGCTTCAGGCACGCGACCGCACCGATCTCGTCTCGCACCAATTGGACGAGCTCCTCAGCAAGACCTTCCTCGGACGTGCCCGCCGTCAGAACGACGAACCCTCGCGGAACCTGACCCTTGATTTCGTCGGCGACGCCGATCACCGCACACTCCGCGACCGCCGGGTGGGTGGCCAGCACGGCCTCGATCGATCCGGTCGAAAGCCGGTGTCCGGCAACGTTGATCACGTCATCGATACGGCCCATGACGAATAGGTACCCGTCCTCGTCGAGATAGCCACCGTCCCCGGTGAGGTAGTAGCCGGGATGCTCGCAAAGATAGGACGCTTCGTAGCGGTCGTCATCGCCCCAGAGTGTCGGCAGGGTGCCCGGAGGCAGAGGCAATCCGATGCAGATCGCACCCTCCTCGCCGGGGGCGCAGTGCGAGCCGTCGACGTGGAGGATGCGCACGTCATAGCCTGGCATCGGCACGGTCGGCGATCCCGCCTTGATGGGCATGGGAGCCACGCCCATCGGATTGGCCGCAATCGCCCACCCGGTCTCGGTCTGCCACCAGTGGTCGACGACGGGAATACCGAGCTTTTCCGATGCCCACGCAAACGTGTCCGGATCGAGACGTTCGCCGGCCTGGAACAGATATCTCATGCTCGACAGGTCGTAGCGACCGATGTGAGTGCCGGCAGGATCTTCCTTGCGGATGGCCCGAAGTGCAGTCGGTGCCGAAAACAGTGCCTTCACACCGTATTCCGATACGACTCGCCAGAACGCGCCGGGGTCGGGCGTGCCGATCGGCTTGCCCTCGTACAGCACGGTCGTCGCGCCGGCCATCAGCGGCCCATAGACGATGTACGAGTGCCCGACCACCCAGCCGACGTCCGACGCCGCCCAGAACACCTCGCCCGGCGCGATGTCGTAGATGTTGCGCATACTCCACAGCAGGGCCACCGCATGTCCGCCGTTGTCGCGGACGATGCCCTTCGGCTTGCCGGTCGTACCCGACGTGTACAGCACATAGAGCGGATCGGTGGCCGCGACCGGCTCCGGATCGACGGGGTCAGCGCCGGTCAGGTCATTCCAGTCGACGTCGCGGTTCGGATTCAGCTCGCAGCGATGAGCGTCGCGCTGAACTATCACGCAGTTGCGGGGTGGGTGCTCGGCCATGTCGAGCGCGGCATCGAGCATGGGTTTGTACTCGACAGTTCGGGTCGGTTCGATGCCGCAGGACGCGGAGACGACGACGACCGGTCGCGCATCGTCGATACGGGTGGCCAGCTCATGGGCCGCGAACCCCCCGAACACCACCGAGTGAACCGCGCCTAGTCGAGCGCATGCCAGCATCGCGATCACCGCTTCGGGGATCATCGGCATGTAGATCACCACACGGTCGCCCCTGGCCACCCCGAGCGCACGCAGCGCCCCGGCGAATCGCGCCGTCTGGTCGAGAAGCTCGTCGTAGGTGTAGATGCGCTTCGACCCGGTAACAGGCGAGTCGTAGATCAGCGCGGCTTGGTCGCCGCGGCCGCCGTCGACGTGACGGTCCAGTGCGTTGGCGCAGGTATTGAGTTCCCCGTCCGGGAACCATCGGTAGAACGGAGGATTGGAGTCGTCGAGAATCCGCTGCGGCTTGCGGGTCCACGTCACCGCCTCGGCCGCCTCGCCCCAGAACGTCGTCGGATCGTGGATGCTCTCGTCGAACATTTCCCGGTACCCGCGCATGCCGGAGCGCTCCCTTCGTTTGCGTCACTGCACCGTACCGCTGCGCCAACCCGTCCGACGTCGACTTATGGCACCAATTGTCGGGCCTAACGTCACCTCTATAGTTCGATGTATGACTACCGAACCGCCCCCGATCGAGGGTGTGCGCCGGTCGTTCGTCGAAGGCAACGGGGTGCGCTTCCACGTGACCGAGGCCGGCTCGCCGAACGGCCGCCCTGTCCTCGCACTGCACGGCTGGCCGCAGCATCACTGGGAGTGGCGTGACCTCCTGGCCGACCCGCCGGCCGGCCTGCGGATCATCGCCCCGGACCTGCCCGGATACGGGTGGTCGGGCCCGCCCAACCACCGCTGGGGCAAGGAGGACGTCGCCACCGATGTATTTGCCCTGCTCGATGCGCTGGGCCTCGACCGTGTGCTGCTGGTCGGCCACGACTGGGGCGCTTACATCGGCTACCGAATGGTGTTGCGCGAGCCCGAGAGGTTCGACGGATACCTGACGATGAACATGGCGCACCCCTGGCAGAAGCCCACCACCGTCCTGCCGCATCTGTGGAAGCTGTACTACCAGCTTCCGCTCGCGACCGTCGGAATGACACTGATGACCCGCACCAGATTCGTAGAGAAGGTGATACTGCGCATCGGGTCCGATATGACTCCGCAGGAGCGTCAGGTGTTCGGCGACAGCTTCCGCAATCCGGTGAGTGCCCGCGCAGGCCGGGACACGTATCGAACCTTCCTCACCCGCGAATTGCCCTTTGCTGCAAGGAATCCCGAGACCCGCCGTGCCACTGTCCCGATCCGTGCGCTTTTCGGTGAAGGCGACGCCGCCGTCTCCGTGTCGATGGTGTCGCCGGAAACCGCGGATGCGGACGACTACACGCTGGAGACGGTCGACGCGACCCACTTCGTCGTCGATGAGCGGCCGGACCTGGTCCGTAGGAAGTTGATCGAGCTGGCTGAGGAGACGGCGGGCGTTTGACGCGGACTCGGCTGGGTAAGCGGTTTTCATGACCGGACCCGCCGCAATCGAGAGCTCGCTGACCGTCAAGCGCGACACCACCGCCACCCGCCGCCAGGTGTGGGACGTGGTCGCCGACGGCTGGACGTATTCGCAGTGGGTGGTCGGCAACAGCCGTATGCGTGCCGTCGAGCCGACGTGGCCCGCCGCCGGCAGCAAGATCCACCACACCATCGGAATATGGCCGGTGGTCATCAACGACGAGACGGTCGTCGAATCGTGCACGCCTGAGGAAGAACTGATCTTGCTGGCGAAGACCCGGCCGTTCGGCCAGGCGCGGATCACATTGCGGCTCCACGACGTGGGCGACGGTTGTCGCATCGAGATGGCTGAGGTGCCGGTCGGAGGGCCGCTCAATCTGATCCCGCGTCGCCTTGCGCTGGCGGCGGCGTTCCCCCGCAATCGCGAATGCACATGGCGGCTGGCGGCGCTGGCGGAGCGCCGCACCAAACTAGAGTGAGCTGTTGTGGCGGAACGTGATCGCGACGAGATCGGCAAGGCCCGTAACAGTCGTCCACGCGATGAGCTGGGACGGCCGTTGCCGCACGGCAGCCAGGGTGTCCCGCGGATCCCCGACGATCTGGAGCTGACGCCGGCCGAATCGCTGAAATATGCGCAGGAGCTGCTGGATCAGGGGCTGGCATTCAACGCGCACGAGGTGCTCGAGGCGGCATGGAAGAGCGCACCCGACGACGAGAGAAGCATGTGGCAGGGGCTGGCCCAGCTCGCCGTCGGCATCACGCATGTGCAGCGCGGAAATACCGCAGGCGCGGCGGGCGTGTTGAGCCGGGCCGCAGACCATATCGACGAGGCAGACCGTCCAGCTCCGCATGGCGTCGATGCCGACGGTCTGATTGGCCACGCGAACGCTCTGATCGTTGATCTTGCGCGGAACATCGACATCGACGCCGAACGCCTTCGACCACGCCTCGTGAGCGCATAGTCACTGCTGGAAGCGGTAGCCCATCCCGGCCTCGGTGAGCAGATGCACCGGGTGCGACGGATCGTCCTCGAGTTTGCGACGCAGCTGCGCGAGGTAGACCCGCAGATAATGCGTCTCCTTGGCGTAGGCGGGGCCCCACACTTCCTTGAGGAGCTCCTCACGGCCGACGAGCTTGCCGCGGTTGCGCACCAGCATCTCGAGCATGCCCCATTCGGTGGGGGTCAAGTGCACCTCGGTGCCGTTCTTCGTCACCTTCTTGGCGGCAAGATCGACGGTGAACGAGGATGTTTCGACCACGGGCTCGTCGGTGTCCGACGCCGCGGCTGCTCGGCGCACCGCGGCGCGCAGCCGCGCCAGAAACTCGTCCATGCCAAATGGTTTCGTGACGTAGTCGTCGGCGCCGGAGTCCAGCGCCTCCACCTTGTCCGACGAGTCGGTGCGCGCCGACAGCACGATCACCGGCGCGGTCAGCCACCCGCGCAGCCCGGCAAGCACGTCGATACCGGACATGTCGGGCAGGCCGAGATCCAGTACGACGACGTCGGGGCGGTGGTCGGCGGCTGTCTTGAGGGCCTCTTCGCCGCTGGCCGCGGTGAACACTTCATAGCCGCGCACCGACAGGTTGATCCGCAGCGCCCGCAGGATCTGCGGTTCGTCGTCGATCACCAGAACTCTGGTCTTCGTTGTCATGAAGCCGCCGCCAGGTCTATCTCCACGGTGAGGCCCCCGCCGGGGGTATCGGTCGCCGATATGGTTCCGCCCATCGCCTCGACGAATCCGCGAGCCACCGAAAGGCCAAGGCCGACACCGATACTGGTGTCCTGATCGCCGAGTCGTTGGAACGGTGCGAACAACCGATCCTCGTTGTCGCGGGGAATCCCTGGGCCCTCGTCGACGACGGCGATCAGCACCCGGTTGCCGACCTGACCCGCGGTCACCCGGATGGGGCTGTCGGGGGCGTACCGCAGCGCGTTGTCGACGAGGTTGGCCAACACCCGCTCCAGAAGGCCGCTGTCGGCCTTCGCCACGGTATCGCCCACCTCGACCTTGACGCGGTCGAGACCATGCCGTCGGAAGCCGGTCGTTCCCTTACTGATTCCGAGCAAGGCGCGCTGCACGGTCTCCTCGAGGTACACCGGTCCCAGTTCGGGCCTCAAAACTCCGGCGGCCAGCCGCGACGAGTCCAGCAGATTGCCGACGAGCGCAGTCAGTTGATCGATCGACTCCTCGATGGTCGCGAGCAGCTCGGATGTGTCCTCGGCGGAGAAGTCGATGTCGTCGCTGCGCAGGCTCGACACCGCGGCCTTGGCGGCGGCCAGGGGGGTGCGTAGGTCGTGGCTGACCGCGGACAACAGCGAGCGCCGAAGTTCGTCGGCCTGCGAAATCGCTTCGGCCTTACCGGCTTCCTCGGCGAGTTCACGCTGCGTGACCAGACCCGCGGCCTGCTTGGCGACGGCGGTGAGTACCCGGCGATCGCGGGCGGGCAGCTTGCGCCCGGCCATCAGCATCCAGAACTCGTCGTCACCGACCTCGATCGCGGTGTCCGCGGAATCGACGTCCACACACGGGTTGTCGCCGACGCACGCGACGATTCCCGCATTCACGCGCAACATGCTGACTGCCCGTTGGGCATACGTCTCGCGAACCCGTTCGAGTAACGTCTCGAGGTCGGCGCCACGCAACACCGAACCCGCGAACAGCGCGAGCAGTTCGGCCTCCTGCGATGCGCGCCTAGCCTCCCGCGCGCGCTTGGCAGCATTGTCGACCAGTACCGAGACCGCAGCGGCGACGGCCAACAGGACTACCGTGGTGATCGCGTTGTCAGGTTCGGCGATTGTGAATGTGTGGCGCGGTTCGATCAGGAAGTAGTTCAGCAGTACGCCGGACAGCACGGCTGACAGCGTCGCGGGCGCGACGCCGCCGAGAAGAGCAACGACGAGAACGCCGATGAAGAACAGCGCACTCTCGCCGCCCACGCCTAGGAACGGGTCGAGCAGGAGGACCAGGAGCGCGCAGACCGCGGACGGAACCACGGCAGCTGCAAGCCACGACGTGAGATGACGCTGGCGCGGTGAGATCCGCGACCACAACGACTCTTTACGTGCTTCGGGGTGGGTGACCATATGGACATCGATGGGGCCCGACTGCTGCACCACGCTCGCGCCGATGCCCTCGTCGAATATCCGTGCCCACCGCGACCGTCGTGACGTGCCGATCACCAACTGGGTGGCGTTCTCGTCACGCGCGAAATCCAGGAGAGCGGCCGGTACCCCACCAACACTGTCACCGACGACGGTG
It encodes the following:
- a CDS encoding PaaX family transcriptional regulator C-terminal domain-containing protein; this translates as MPTASRTRVADLIGDRTLSARSVLATALLGADEPHLTVGELVAIASLFGISDGAARTCLWRMVSHGELTGDDGIYALAGSLLERRQRVDEAARFDDTALPWDGTWELAVVSMDRRSAADRLALRKAATALHLAELREGIWIRPDNLDPDRLPTLRAVLDRQCVHFHGAATGVPADFVRSLFNLDDWTADARRLTAAMLDELDVEAVDADDFSYKFALSITVVRHLQLDPLLPAELDPADWPGHHLRSTYRQFDEVFKRQLGGRG
- a CDS encoding propionyl-CoA synthetase; its protein translation is MRGYREMFDESIHDPTTFWGEAAEAVTWTRKPQRILDDSNPPFYRWFPDGELNTCANALDRHVDGGRGDQAALIYDSPVTGSKRIYTYDELLDQTARFAGALRALGVARGDRVVIYMPMIPEAVIAMLACARLGAVHSVVFGGFAAHELATRIDDARPVVVVSASCGIEPTRTVEYKPMLDAALDMAEHPPRNCVIVQRDAHRCELNPNRDVDWNDLTGADPVDPEPVAATDPLYVLYTSGTTGKPKGIVRDNGGHAVALLWSMRNIYDIAPGEVFWAASDVGWVVGHSYIVYGPLMAGATTVLYEGKPIGTPDPGAFWRVVSEYGVKALFSAPTALRAIRKEDPAGTHIGRYDLSSMRYLFQAGERLDPDTFAWASEKLGIPVVDHWWQTETGWAIAANPMGVAPMPIKAGSPTVPMPGYDVRILHVDGSHCAPGEEGAICIGLPLPPGTLPTLWGDDDRYEASYLCEHPGYYLTGDGGYLDEDGYLFVMGRIDDVINVAGHRLSTGSIEAVLATHPAVAECAVIGVADEIKGQVPRGFVVLTAGTSEEGLAEELVQLVRDEIGAVACLKQVDIVPALPKTRSGKILRKTMRGIAHGKDEPVPSTIEDPAVLDALKSVLQD
- a CDS encoding alpha/beta fold hydrolase; the protein is MTTEPPPIEGVRRSFVEGNGVRFHVTEAGSPNGRPVLALHGWPQHHWEWRDLLADPPAGLRIIAPDLPGYGWSGPPNHRWGKEDVATDVFALLDALGLDRVLLVGHDWGAYIGYRMVLREPERFDGYLTMNMAHPWQKPTTVLPHLWKLYYQLPLATVGMTLMTRTRFVEKVILRIGSDMTPQERQVFGDSFRNPVSARAGRDTYRTFLTRELPFAARNPETRRATVPIRALFGEGDAAVSVSMVSPETADADDYTLETVDATHFVVDERPDLVRRKLIELAEETAGV
- a CDS encoding SRPBCC family protein — translated: MTGPAAIESSLTVKRDTTATRRQVWDVVADGWTYSQWVVGNSRMRAVEPTWPAAGSKIHHTIGIWPVVINDETVVESCTPEEELILLAKTRPFGQARITLRLHDVGDGCRIEMAEVPVGGPLNLIPRRLALAAAFPRNRECTWRLAALAERRTKLE
- a CDS encoding DUF309 domain-containing protein, giving the protein MAERDRDEIGKARNSRPRDELGRPLPHGSQGVPRIPDDLELTPAESLKYAQELLDQGLAFNAHEVLEAAWKSAPDDERSMWQGLAQLAVGITHVQRGNTAGAAGVLSRAADHIDEADRPAPHGVDADGLIGHANALIVDLARNIDIDAERLRPRLVSA
- a CDS encoding response regulator: MTTKTRVLVIDDEPQILRALRINLSVRGYEVFTAASGEEALKTAADHRPDVVVLDLGLPDMSGIDVLAGLRGWLTAPVIVLSARTDSSDKVEALDSGADDYVTKPFGMDEFLARLRAAVRRAAAASDTDEPVVETSSFTVDLAAKKVTKNGTEVHLTPTEWGMLEMLVRNRGKLVGREELLKEVWGPAYAKETHYLRVYLAQLRRKLEDDPSHPVHLLTEAGMGYRFQQ
- a CDS encoding sensor histidine kinase, producing MTDRPGSQRKRGELRIYLGAAPGVGKTYAMLGEAHRRLERGTDVVAAVVETHGRKKTADLIEGIETVPPKLVEYRGKQFPELDVEAVLRRAPQVVLVDELAHTNTPGSTNPKRWQDVEELLAAGITVISTVNVQHLESLNDVVTQITGIEQQEKVPDEIVRAADQIELVDITPEALRRRLAHGNVYAPERVDAALSNYFRRGNLTALRELALLWLADQVDAALERYREENQITATWEARERVVVAVTGGAESETLVRRASRIASKSSAELLVVHVVRGDGLSGVSAPQMGRVRELAVSLGATLHTVVGDSVGGVPAALLDFARDENATQLVIGTSRRSRWARIFDEGIGASVVQQSGPIDVHMVTHPEARKESLWSRISPRQRHLTSWLAAAVVPSAVCALLVLLLDPFLGVGGESALFFIGVLVVALLGGVAPATLSAVLSGVLLNYFLIEPRHTFTIAEPDNAITTVVLLAVAAAVSVLVDNAAKRAREARRASQEAELLALFAGSVLRGADLETLLERVRETYAQRAVSMLRVNAGIVACVGDNPCVDVDSADTAIEVGDDEFWMLMAGRKLPARDRRVLTAVAKQAAGLVTQRELAEEAGKAEAISQADELRRSLLSAVSHDLRTPLAAAKAAVSSLRSDDIDFSAEDTSELLATIEESIDQLTALVGNLLDSSRLAAGVLRPELGPVYLEETVQRALLGISKGTTGFRRHGLDRVKVEVGDTVAKADSGLLERVLANLVDNALRYAPDSPIRVTAGQVGNRVLIAVVDEGPGIPRDNEDRLFAPFQRLGDQDTSIGVGLGLSVARGFVEAMGGTISATDTPGGGLTVEIDLAAAS